A region of uncultured Desulfobacter sp. DNA encodes the following proteins:
- the lysS gene encoding lysine--tRNA ligase, with the protein MDNKTSKLLDLRKEKINELKTDGISLYPNDFKPDHRVHELKDIIEKKSDSLGENGIKFRLAGRMMAINKMGKSSFVRFQDAGEQMQVYIQKNMVGDDVYALFKKLDIGDFIGVEGPLFQTKTGEWTLLAESFRLLSKSVRPLPEKFHGIKDPEKRYRQRYLDLIMNENTRQIFKKRSAIVAAMRRFFDENGFMEVETPMMQTLPGGAEATPFKTWHNALGMELFLRIAPELYLKRLVVGGFEKVFEINRNFRNEGVSTRHNPEFTMVEFYQAYATYEDLMNLTEEMFESIVIQITGGSRIEYQGQAIDFAKGWKRLSMVDSLSEIGGIDPAIVNDTQALLLHAEKENIQIAKKDRHGKVLTKLFDALVEPKLIQPTFITGYPVEVSPLSRKSESDPELTDRFELFIAGREIANGFSEINDPEDQYSRFLMQVRQRDEGNDEAHIMDAEYVEALEYGMPPTAGEGIGIDRLVMLLTDAASIREVILFPHMKNV; encoded by the coding sequence ATGGATAACAAAACGAGTAAACTTCTTGATCTTCGCAAAGAGAAGATAAACGAACTTAAAACCGATGGCATCAGTCTGTATCCCAATGATTTCAAACCCGATCACAGGGTACATGAATTAAAAGACATTATTGAAAAAAAATCGGACAGTCTGGGAGAAAATGGAATTAAATTCCGTTTGGCCGGGCGCATGATGGCCATTAATAAAATGGGAAAATCCTCATTTGTCAGGTTTCAGGATGCCGGTGAACAGATGCAGGTATATATCCAGAAAAACATGGTGGGAGATGATGTGTATGCCCTGTTTAAAAAACTGGATATCGGAGATTTTATTGGTGTTGAAGGGCCGTTGTTCCAGACCAAAACAGGTGAATGGACTCTGCTTGCCGAAAGTTTCAGGCTCTTATCCAAGTCTGTGAGACCTCTGCCTGAAAAATTTCACGGTATCAAGGATCCTGAAAAAAGATATCGCCAAAGATATCTCGACCTGATTATGAATGAAAACACCCGCCAGATTTTTAAAAAACGCAGTGCCATTGTGGCTGCCATGAGACGCTTTTTTGATGAAAACGGGTTCATGGAGGTGGAAACACCCATGATGCAGACACTGCCGGGCGGTGCCGAAGCTACGCCTTTTAAAACCTGGCATAATGCCCTTGGCATGGAATTATTTCTTCGCATCGCACCGGAACTGTATCTGAAACGACTGGTGGTGGGCGGATTTGAAAAGGTGTTTGAGATCAATCGTAATTTCAGGAATGAAGGGGTCTCCACCCGGCATAATCCGGAGTTCACCATGGTTGAGTTTTACCAGGCTTACGCCACCTATGAAGATCTGATGAATCTGACCGAAGAGATGTTTGAATCCATTGTTATCCAGATTACCGGGGGCAGCCGTATTGAATACCAGGGACAGGCCATTGATTTTGCCAAGGGATGGAAACGTCTCTCCATGGTCGATTCTCTGTCTGAAATCGGCGGCATTGATCCGGCCATTGTCAATGACACCCAGGCCCTGCTTTTGCACGCTGAAAAAGAAAATATTCAAATTGCCAAAAAGGACCGCCACGGCAAAGTGTTGACCAAACTTTTTGATGCTCTTGTGGAACCTAAACTCATCCAGCCCACATTTATTACCGGATATCCGGTGGAAGTGTCTCCTTTGTCCAGGAAAAGCGAATCAGATCCGGAGCTTACGGACCGGTTTGAATTGTTCATTGCCGGCAGAGAGATCGCCAACGGATTTTCGGAAATCAATGATCCCGAAGATCAGTATAGCCGCTTTCTCATGCAGGTGCGCCAGCGCGATGAGGGCAATGATGAAGCCCATATCATGGATGCGGAATATGTCGAGGCTTTGGAATACGGGATGCCCCCCACAGCAGGGGAGGGGATCGGTATTGACCGTCTTGTCATGCTGCTGACGGATGCCGCCTCCATACGAGAGGTGATTCTTTTCCCCCATATGAAAAACGTATAA